A window of Ipomoea triloba cultivar NCNSP0323 chromosome 2, ASM357664v1 contains these coding sequences:
- the LOC116010988 gene encoding uncharacterized protein LOC116010988, which produces MREFMQTKKQRKDEVSSTGASPNFNENYDDEDMDFPEENANQTMGGSMGSSNKSIKGPMDLYFNSKEHQKLKRSKGGETVTLEACKKELRERAMVQFSRWMYEAGLPFNCVQYTKSLQGFIECVAQHGLGMKPPSYHEVRVPYLKKEVEHVKELFKAHEETCNAYGCSLMMDKWTDRRGRSFINILVNCSLGSYFLESVDVSKDMVDANKMLELFETFVNQVGKDKVVQVISDNASENVRAGKDLMEVYPNLYWTPCAAHCINLMFKDIFEIRHFSMAYKRALKLSVYIHSKTKLLNWLRKYTGKRDLVKFAKTRFATAFLTFKRLHEQKRQEKKRQEKKALKIGGPLISTLRLVDGDVKPSMGYIYPAMEITKQAIEKAFNNNSNKYKKVFEIIDRRWSSQLRQPLHAAAYYLNPDYFRYRSEPPISPSVNSAEVIAGFYECLERLVPDQDLHEKITEEVTAWEVGTGLFGMAVAKKQRGSKAPVDWWTSFGGSTPHLKEFAIKILSLTTSASGCERNWSVFEHLHSKRRSRLEHMRLNDLVFIKYNRALRRRWEMRDTIDPISLDQIDFANEWLTSVSEDANDEFVFEDGDGLTWGEIAKFSGANETPYSLRHASKGKEKVGSSSRSKGKEKVSEYRLVDEDDEEDEEGFEDDGIIKFDNLDLCDEEDDFDMED; this is translated from the exons ATGAGGGAATTCATGCAAACTAAGAAGCAAAGAAAGGATGAAGTGTCTTCAACGGGTGCTTCTCCTAACTTCAATGAAAATTATGATGATGAAGATATGGATTTCCCAGAAGAAAATGCAAATCAAACAATGGGAGGTAGTATGGGATCTTCTAACAAATCAATTAAAGGTCCTATGGATTTGTATTTTAATTCAAAGGAGCACCAAAAATTGAAAAGGTCAAAAGGCGGTGAAACCGTAACGTTAGAGGCATGCAAGAAGGAGTTAAGGGAGAGAGCTATGGTGCAATTTTCACGGTGGATGTATGAGGCCGGACTACCATTTAATTGTGTTCAATACACCAAAAGCTTGCAAGGCTTTATTGAGTGTGTTGCACAACATGGGCTAGGAATGAAGCCGCCTTCCTATCATGAAGTTAGAGTGCCATATCTTAAGAAGGAGGTTGAGCATGTTAAGGAGTTGTTCAAGGCACACGAGGAGACGTGCAATGCATATGGTTGTTCTTTGATGATGGACAAGTGGACAGATAGGAGAGGTCGTTCGTTTATTAATATCCTAGTTAATTGTTCACTTGGATCTTATTTTCTCGAGTCGGTAGATGTTAGCAAGGACATGGTGGATGCTAACAAAATGCTAGAGCTATTTGAAACTTTTGTCAATCAAGTGGGGAAGGATAAAGTTGTGCAAGTCATATCTGACAATGCTTCAGAGAATGTGAGAGCTG GCAAGGATTTAATGGAGGTGTACCCGAATTTGTATTGGACGCCATGCGCTGCTCATTGCATCAATTTGATGTTTAAAGACATCTTTGAGATTCGTCATTTTTCAATGGCGTACAAACGCGCTTTGAAGTTGTCGGTGTACATCCATTCGAAGACAAAGCTGTTgaattggttgagaaagtacacTGGGAAGCGTGATTTGGTCAAGTTTGCTAAGACTCGATTTGCTACAGCATTCTTGACCTTCAAGAGGCTTCACGAGCAGAAGAGGCAGGAAAAGAAGAGGCAGGAAAAGA AGGCACTTAAAATAGGCGGTCCATTGATTAGTACACTTCGGTTAGTTGATGGAGATGTTAAGCCATCAATGGGCTATATTTATCCTGCAATGGAGATCACAAAGCAAGCAATTGAAAAGGCTTTCAACAACAACTCAAACAAGTACAAGAAGGTATTTGAAATCATAGACAGAAGGTGGAGTTCCCAACTTCGCCAACCATTGCATGCAGCTGCTTACTACTTGAATCCAGATTACTTCCGGTATAGGAGTGAGCCACCGATTTCTCCATCAGTTAACTCGGCAGAAGTTATTGCTGGCTTTTATGAGTGTTTGGAGAGGTTGGTTCCAGATCAAGATCTGCATGAGAAAATTACCGAGGAAGTGACTGCGTGGGAAGTTGGGACTGGCTTATTTGGCATGGCAGTTGCTAAGAAGCAACGTGGTTCTAAAGCTCCAG ttGATTGGTGGACTTCTTTTGGGGGCTCAACTCCCCATTTGAAAGAATTTGCGATTAAGATTCTTAGTCTCACGACTAGTGCATCGGGATGTGAACGGAATTGGAGTGTGTTTGAGCAT TTGCATTCGAAAAGGAGGAGTCGCCTTGAACACATGCGCCTTAATGATTTGGTATTCATCAAGTATAATAGGGCATTGAGGCGACGATGGGAAATGAGGGATACCATTGATCCAATTAGTTTGGATCAAATTGATTTTGCTAATGAATGGTTGACAAGTGTCTCGGAGGATGCTAATGATGAGTTCGTGTTTGAAGATGGGGATGGATTGACTTGGGGTGAAATTGCCAAATTTTCGGGTGCAAATGAAACTCCTTATTCTCTTAGGCATGCTTCAAAAGGAAAGGAGAAGGTTGGGAGTTCATCAAGGTCTAAGGGAAAGGAAAAGGTTTCTGAGTATAGACTAgtggatgaagatgatgaggaagatgaagaaggaTTTGAGGATGATGGAATTATCAAATTTGACAATTTGGATTTGtgtgatgaagaagatgactTTGATATGGAGGATTGA
- the LOC116010989 gene encoding uncharacterized protein LOC116010989: MFVVAQGTAYPTTAKTTIVHNQPVLPNHVKVMVDEVVIGAEDCPLPVPVLQYKTLNDVVGTYTQWPIHLVLLDEANVKIRSPRQNKPIKDPSVDLSTAATRRLGQIVGENVFMLLGKNCKRLVKTLTSFPGDKEYLDVDLDPTVFHHGNVNGVFVMLEDIKDLLTMNWLDVSVIQVFMMFLNSLCKQYGVASIGFACPTQISADMVNKNPETITSYLIHVMDTHKDQQFILAPYHQENHWLLIVICINLKTVYVFDPLKCGRTLEVKPSMNMAFRSVPTNGRGVRSMTWKECKCPQQPGGFECGYYTMRFMCDIVTKCSMLDRLDTALEDTTYSMNEIEEVRELWAKYFLEECV; encoded by the exons ATGTTTGTGGTTGCACAGGGTACGGCTTACCCAACTACAGCTAAGACCACAATAGTGCATAATCAGCCGGTGTTACCTAACCATGTCAAAGTCATGGTAGATGAAGTGGTTATTGGTGCAGAGGATTGTCCTCTCCCCGTGCCAGTGTTGCAGTATAAGACTTTGAATGATGTTGTTGGTACTTACACACAATGGCCTATTCATTTAGTTCTGTTGGACGAG GCAAATGTCAAAATAAGGTCACCAAGACAAAATAAGCCCATAAAAGACCCAAGTGTTGATCTATCTACTGCTGCTACTCGTAGACTTGGCCAAATTGTAGGTGAAAATGTGTTTATGCTTTTGGGGAAAAACTGCAAGCGGCTAGTCAAGACCTTGACATCATTTCCTGGTGACAAGGAATACCTTGATGTGGATTTGGACCCGACAGTCTTCCATCATGGAAATGTCAATGGTGTTTTTGTGATGTTAGAGGACATCAAGGATTTGCTAACAATGAATTGGTTAGATGTCTCGGTTATACAAGTGTTTATGAT GTTTTTGAATAGTCTGTGTAAGCAGTATGGAGTAGCATCGATTGGGTTTGCATGTCCAACACAAATTTCAGCGGATATGGTCAACAAAAATCCTGAAACTATTACATCATATTTGATTCATGTTATGGACACACATAAGGATCAACAATTCATATTGGCACCGTATCATCAAGA GAATCATTGGTTGTTGATCGTGATTTGCATCAACTTAAAAACGGTGTATGTATTTGATCCTTTGAAATGTGGGCGCACTCTTGAAGTCAAACCTAGTATGAATAT gGCATTTCGATCCGTTCCAACAAATGGACGGGGTGTTAGAAGTATGACTTGGAAGGAATGCAAg TGTCCACAACAACCCGGAGGTTTTGAATGTGGATACTACACAATGCGATTCATGTGTGATATCGTTACCAAGTGTTCAATGCTTGATCGTTTAGATACG gCATTGGAAGATACCACATACTCAATGAATGAAATAGAAGAAGTTCGAGAGTTGTGggcaaaatattttctagaagagtGCGTTTAG